A window of the Synechococcus sp. LTW-R genome harbors these coding sequences:
- a CDS encoding phycobilisome linker polypeptide, with translation MRVSTAPSSRSDSRMFTVVVRGYGSAHPRNAERSISVPFSRLQALMQSISQLGGMIVSVTPSGEAPAPTPAAKPAPAAAAKKAPAKKAASVSHAAVPVNLYKPKTPFLGTVTENYSLLGEGAIGRVNHITFDLKGGDPQLHYVEGQSIGIIPDGEDANGKPHKLRLYSIASTRHGDDLADDTVSLCVRQLQYEKDGETINGVCSTFLCDIKPGAKVKITGPVGKEMLLPEDEDANIIMLATGTGIAPMRTYLRRMFEASEREKNGWNFRGKAWLFMGAPTTANLLYEDDFNRYEREFPENFRYTKAISREQQNANGGRMYIQDRVSENADEIFAMIENPKTHVYMCGLRGMEPGIDEAMTTAAAAKGLDWSELRPKLKKAERWHVETY, from the coding sequence ATGCGTGTTTCGACCGCTCCATCAAGCCGCAGCGACTCACGCATGTTCACGGTTGTTGTGCGGGGTTACGGCAGTGCTCACCCCCGCAACGCCGAGCGCAGCATCAGCGTTCCCTTCTCCCGCCTGCAGGCACTGATGCAATCCATCAGTCAGCTCGGTGGAATGATCGTTTCGGTCACTCCCTCGGGCGAGGCCCCTGCCCCAACGCCCGCGGCCAAGCCTGCCCCGGCCGCCGCGGCCAAAAAAGCCCCCGCTAAAAAAGCTGCTTCTGTGTCACACGCTGCCGTTCCGGTCAATCTCTACAAGCCCAAGACCCCTTTCCTGGGAACCGTTACCGAGAACTACAGCCTGCTGGGAGAAGGTGCCATTGGCCGGGTGAACCACATCACCTTCGACCTCAAGGGTGGCGACCCCCAGCTGCATTACGTCGAAGGCCAGTCCATCGGCATCATTCCCGATGGTGAAGATGCCAACGGCAAGCCCCACAAGCTGCGCCTCTACTCGATCGCCAGCACCCGCCACGGCGACGACCTGGCGGATGACACCGTCTCCCTCTGTGTGCGCCAACTGCAGTACGAGAAGGACGGCGAGACCATCAATGGTGTCTGCTCCACCTTCCTCTGCGACATCAAGCCCGGCGCCAAGGTGAAGATCACCGGCCCCGTGGGCAAGGAAATGCTCCTGCCTGAGGACGAGGACGCCAACATCATCATGCTGGCCACCGGCACGGGCATTGCTCCGATGCGCACCTACCTGCGCCGGATGTTCGAAGCCAGCGAGCGCGAGAAGAACGGCTGGAACTTCCGCGGTAAGGCCTGGTTGTTCATGGGTGCTCCCACCACCGCAAACCTCCTGTACGAAGACGATTTCAACCGCTACGAGCGTGAGTTCCCCGAGAACTTCCGCTACACCAAGGCGATCAGCCGCGAGCAGCAAAACGCCAACGGCGGCCGCATGTACATCCAGGACCGCGTCAGCGAGAACGCTGACGAGATCTTCGCGATGATCGAAAACCCCAAGACCCACGTCTACATGTGTGGTCTACGCGGTATGGAGCCCGGCATCGACGAAGCCATGACCACCGCCGCTGCGGCCAAGGGTCTGGACTGGTCCGAGCTGCGTCCCAAGCTGAAGAAGGCCGAGCGCTGGCACGTGGAGACCTACTGA
- the zwf gene encoding glucose-6-phosphate dehydrogenase: protein MPAQQTNPLRVGLRQERVISPQCLVIFGASGDLTHRKLIPALFELFRQRRLPTEFAILGCARRPWSDEDFRERMAEAMASEIQQHQSAWEQFSGCLFYEPVDLQKDEDVVSLGTRLEALDRLKATRGNRTFYLSVSPAFYGSGCRALAKAGLLQDPSRSRVVIEKPFGTDYSSAQTLNRIVQSCGKESQIFRIDHYLGKETVQNILVLRFANAIFEPIWNRNYISSVQITAAETVGVEERAGYYETSGALRDMVQNHLTQMLALTAMEAPGHFDPEAIRNEKAKVLQAARLANEDEPWKCCVRGQYSRGGSPANPLAGYREEPGVNPDSTTETYVAMKLFIDNWRWQGVPFYLRTGKRLPKRLSEVVLTFRKAPVQLFDAAGGTPTANQLVLRIQPDEGAGFVFDVKAPGSGMRSRPVDMHFSYDESFGEPSDEGYVRLLADAMLGDPTLFTRSDEVEAAWRLYTPLLELIEDAPARLPVYPYEARTWGPAASDSLLAEDGLMWRRP, encoded by the coding sequence ATGCCGGCCCAGCAAACCAACCCCCTACGGGTCGGCCTTCGACAGGAGCGCGTCATCTCACCGCAGTGCCTGGTGATCTTCGGCGCGAGCGGCGACCTCACCCACCGCAAGTTGATTCCGGCGCTGTTCGAGCTGTTCCGGCAACGGCGCCTACCGACTGAATTCGCGATCCTCGGCTGCGCGCGGCGGCCCTGGAGTGATGAGGATTTCCGGGAGCGGATGGCCGAAGCGATGGCCAGCGAAATCCAGCAGCACCAAAGCGCCTGGGAGCAATTCAGCGGCTGCCTCTTCTATGAGCCGGTGGACCTGCAAAAGGACGAGGACGTCGTCAGTTTGGGCACGCGGCTCGAGGCCCTGGATCGCCTGAAGGCCACCCGCGGCAACCGCACCTTCTATCTCTCCGTTTCACCGGCGTTCTACGGCAGTGGCTGCCGGGCCCTGGCCAAGGCTGGACTGCTGCAGGACCCCAGCCGCAGCCGGGTTGTCATCGAGAAACCCTTTGGCACGGACTACAGCAGTGCCCAAACCCTGAACCGGATTGTTCAGAGCTGCGGTAAGGAATCCCAGATCTTCCGCATCGACCACTACCTGGGCAAAGAGACCGTCCAGAACATCCTGGTCCTGCGCTTCGCGAACGCGATCTTCGAGCCGATCTGGAACCGGAACTACATCTCCAGCGTCCAGATCACGGCCGCCGAGACCGTCGGCGTCGAGGAGCGGGCCGGGTACTACGAGACCAGCGGTGCCCTGCGGGACATGGTGCAGAACCACCTCACCCAGATGCTGGCCCTCACCGCCATGGAAGCGCCGGGCCACTTCGACCCTGAGGCGATCCGCAACGAGAAAGCCAAGGTGCTGCAGGCCGCCCGCCTGGCCAATGAGGACGAACCCTGGAAATGCTGTGTCCGGGGACAGTACAGCCGCGGCGGCAGCCCCGCCAACCCCCTGGCGGGCTATCGCGAGGAGCCGGGTGTGAATCCAGACAGCACCACCGAAACCTATGTCGCGATGAAGCTCTTCATCGACAACTGGCGTTGGCAAGGGGTCCCCTTCTATCTGCGCACGGGCAAACGTCTCCCCAAACGCCTCTCGGAAGTCGTCCTGACCTTCCGCAAGGCTCCCGTCCAACTCTTCGATGCGGCTGGGGGAACGCCGACGGCGAACCAACTGGTGCTGCGGATCCAGCCGGATGAAGGGGCTGGCTTTGTCTTCGACGTGAAGGCGCCGGGGTCGGGCATGCGCAGCCGTCCCGTCGACATGCACTTCAGCTACGACGAAAGCTTCGGCGAGCCCTCGGATGAGGGCTACGTGCGCCTGTTGGCCGACGCGATGCTCGGCGATCCCACCCTGTTCACCCGCAGCGACGAGGTGGAAGCGGCCTGGAGGCTCTACACGCCGCTGCTCGAACTGATTGAAGACGCCCCAGCACGTCTCCCGGTGTACCCCTACGAAGCCCGGACCTGGGGGCCAGCCGCCTCCGATTCGCTCCTGGCCGAGGACGGCCTGATGTGGAGACGCCCGTAA
- a CDS encoding glucose-6-phosphate dehydrogenase assembly protein OpcA, producing MAPQLTLQAPIEMAPQEVPAYLNRLWSDHLKDSSGASTFTLVVWEPSWLQQQLIRTGRAEGPLSGLLNDELLAAARRASGELGLPTGTAPTAPQVAWALGQEAGQHQAQDLRGQFVDRAISAHQPRRLITLAPTLAADQQLQSMVAAYCPLPEERGTNNDACGDVVVLRGGMGAMSQGLSMLQELIPSDLPCWVWWNGSMDESPELLEGLATLPRRLVVDSSIGEPRRCLDLLAQRIALGQAVNDLNWLRLRTWRESLAMVFDPPSRQSALDQVVQLDIDVEGQHPVKGLLLAAWIADRLGWHLVSSFWVDGASPEERGVGAEFQRTDGQSVQFRLMPVPVGVSKVHPGALVGLRLICAPPNRSPLCVILCSESGGCMRLEAGGVASMELAEEVVPLPNESEEMEMARLLGGGHDSTNPLMAAAVALAAKLLPS from the coding sequence ATGGCTCCCCAACTGACCCTTCAGGCCCCGATCGAGATGGCACCCCAAGAGGTGCCGGCCTATCTGAACCGGCTCTGGAGTGACCATCTCAAGGACTCCAGCGGTGCCTCGACCTTCACCCTGGTGGTCTGGGAGCCCTCCTGGCTGCAGCAGCAGCTGATCCGCACTGGCCGCGCCGAGGGCCCCTTGAGCGGTTTGCTGAACGATGAACTGCTCGCGGCCGCCCGGCGGGCAAGCGGCGAATTGGGGCTCCCCACTGGGACAGCGCCCACCGCACCCCAGGTGGCCTGGGCCCTTGGACAGGAGGCCGGTCAGCACCAAGCGCAGGATCTACGCGGGCAATTCGTCGACCGCGCCATCAGCGCCCACCAACCCAGGCGACTGATCACCCTGGCGCCCACCCTGGCCGCGGACCAGCAGTTGCAATCGATGGTGGCCGCTTACTGCCCGCTGCCGGAGGAGCGGGGAACCAACAACGATGCCTGTGGCGATGTCGTGGTCCTGCGCGGGGGCATGGGAGCCATGTCCCAGGGCTTGTCGATGCTGCAGGAGCTGATCCCCTCTGACCTGCCCTGCTGGGTCTGGTGGAACGGGAGCATGGATGAGTCGCCCGAATTGCTGGAGGGATTGGCGACCCTGCCCCGGCGTCTGGTGGTGGATAGCTCCATCGGCGAGCCCCGGCGCTGCCTGGATCTGCTGGCTCAGCGCATTGCCCTCGGCCAAGCCGTCAATGACCTCAATTGGCTAAGGCTGCGGACCTGGAGGGAATCGTTGGCGATGGTCTTCGACCCCCCCAGCCGCCAAAGCGCCCTCGATCAGGTGGTCCAACTGGACATCGATGTCGAAGGCCAGCACCCGGTCAAGGGACTGCTGCTGGCCGCCTGGATTGCCGATCGGCTCGGCTGGCATCTGGTCAGCAGTTTCTGGGTCGATGGCGCCAGCCCCGAAGAGCGGGGTGTGGGGGCCGAATTCCAGCGCACCGATGGTCAGAGCGTGCAGTTCCGGCTGATGCCCGTGCCGGTTGGGGTGAGCAAGGTTCACCCCGGTGCGCTGGTGGGCCTGCGCTTGATCTGTGCCCCGCCCAACCGTTCACCCCTGTGCGTGATCCTCTGCTCGGAGTCGGGCGGCTGCATGCGCCTGGAGGCCGGTGGTGTCGCCTCAATGGAACTCGCGGAGGAAGTGGTGCCCCTGCCCAACGAGAGCGAGGAGATGGAAATGGCCCGTCTGCTCGGAGGCGGCCATGACAGCACCAACCCCTTGATGGCCGCCGCCGTCGCCCTCGCTGCCAAGCTGCTGCCCAGTTAG
- a CDS encoding cobyrinate a,c-diamide synthase: MPCLIAAPASGSGKTLVSLALAALAHRRGLSLQTFKVGPDYLDPQLLSLASGRACRNLDALLCGGPWLQRSFQRHGAQADLCLVEGVMGLFDGKGPSTEGSSAHVASLLQLPIVLVVEASRQAGSLAALVRGFRDHDPSLTIAGVVLNGVGSPRHEALLREALASIAMPVLGALPRHTSLELPSRHLGLLPAHELEDVQLRLEAWATLAEAHLDLDQLWPLLSAPAPGEAAPAPAAPANDPVPVALASDAAFHFRYPEAIELLEQNGLIVEPWSPLADEPLPQGCHGVILPGGYPELHADTLTASSRSLAALRQARQMGLPIYAECGGLLLLGKGLEDQDGVLHPMAGLLPFQARRGSLSLGYRQASPRCDGLVVRQGETLWGHEFHRWQLDQGNTGEAALWDLEGWGSPARSEGWGDGQLHASWLHLHWGGCPAIPERFAASARLAAPLGR; this comes from the coding sequence ATGCCCTGCCTGATTGCCGCTCCTGCCAGCGGCAGCGGCAAGACCCTGGTGAGCCTGGCCCTTGCGGCCCTGGCCCACCGCCGCGGCCTGAGCCTGCAGACCTTCAAAGTTGGGCCGGACTATCTCGACCCGCAGCTGCTCTCGCTCGCCAGTGGCCGGGCCTGCCGCAACCTCGACGCCCTGCTCTGCGGAGGGCCCTGGCTGCAGCGGTCATTCCAGCGCCATGGCGCCCAGGCCGATCTCTGCCTCGTGGAAGGAGTGATGGGCCTCTTCGATGGCAAAGGCCCCTCAACCGAGGGGAGCTCGGCCCATGTGGCTTCGCTGTTGCAGCTACCTATCGTCCTGGTGGTGGAGGCAAGCCGGCAGGCCGGGTCCTTGGCCGCCCTGGTGCGCGGCTTCCGGGACCACGATCCAAGCCTGACCATCGCTGGCGTGGTGCTCAATGGGGTGGGCAGTCCACGCCATGAGGCGCTGCTGCGGGAGGCCCTGGCCTCGATCGCGATGCCGGTACTGGGAGCCCTGCCGAGGCACACCAGCCTGGAGCTGCCCTCGCGGCACCTAGGGCTCCTGCCGGCCCATGAACTCGAGGATGTCCAACTGCGCCTGGAGGCCTGGGCGACGCTCGCCGAAGCGCATCTGGATCTCGATCAGCTGTGGCCTTTGCTCAGCGCGCCAGCCCCGGGTGAAGCCGCGCCAGCACCAGCCGCACCGGCGAACGACCCTGTCCCGGTGGCCCTCGCCAGCGACGCCGCCTTCCACTTCCGCTACCCCGAGGCGATCGAGCTGCTCGAGCAGAACGGACTCATTGTCGAACCCTGGTCGCCGTTGGCCGATGAACCCCTACCCCAGGGGTGCCATGGTGTGATCCTCCCCGGCGGCTATCCGGAACTGCATGCGGACACCCTGACGGCGAGCTCCCGCAGCCTCGCCGCCCTGCGGCAGGCGCGGCAGATGGGCCTGCCGATCTACGCGGAATGCGGAGGCTTACTGCTGCTGGGTAAGGGCCTAGAGGACCAGGACGGCGTCCTCCACCCCATGGCGGGCCTGCTGCCTTTTCAGGCACGGCGCGGAAGCCTGAGCTTGGGCTACCGCCAGGCCTCCCCCCGCTGCGATGGCTTGGTGGTGCGCCAAGGCGAGACGCTCTGGGGCCACGAGTTCCACCGCTGGCAGCTGGATCAAGGCAATACAGGCGAGGCGGCGCTCTGGGACCTGGAGGGCTGGGGGAGCCCCGCGCGATCCGAAGGGTGGGGCGATGGCCAGCTCCATGCCAGCTGGCTACACCTGCATTGGGGAGGCTGCCCCGCCATCCCCGAGCGCTTTGCCGCCTCGGCCCGTCTGGCCGCACCCCTTGGTCGCTGA
- a CDS encoding histidine phosphatase family protein: protein MASLQLWLLRHGATEWAVNGRHTGSTDLPLLPEGEREAQALAPVLAQQTFAAVFSSPLQRARRTCELAGLGDQAQIEPGLKEWDYGDYEGLTTPEIRAHVPGWSVFSHPCPGGESSEQVQQRCERVIARASQVASAADGAICPVALFAHGHILRSLAGCWLGRGPAGGAQLALGTGSFCVLGYERQNRALIHWNAPVIQP, encoded by the coding sequence ATGGCCTCACTGCAGCTTTGGCTCCTGCGCCACGGCGCCACGGAATGGGCCGTCAATGGACGCCACACCGGCAGCACTGATCTCCCCCTGCTGCCCGAGGGCGAACGGGAAGCGCAGGCCCTAGCGCCGGTGCTCGCCCAACAGACCTTCGCGGCGGTCTTCAGCAGCCCCCTGCAGCGGGCCCGGCGCACCTGTGAGTTGGCTGGGCTGGGCGATCAAGCGCAGATCGAGCCGGGCCTGAAGGAATGGGACTACGGCGATTACGAGGGACTCACCACCCCCGAGATCCGCGCCCACGTCCCCGGTTGGAGCGTCTTCAGCCACCCCTGCCCCGGTGGCGAAAGCAGCGAACAAGTCCAGCAGCGCTGCGAGCGGGTGATTGCGCGCGCCAGCCAGGTCGCCAGTGCCGCCGACGGAGCGATCTGCCCGGTGGCGCTCTTCGCCCATGGCCACATCCTGCGCAGCCTGGCGGGCTGCTGGCTCGGGCGCGGCCCCGCCGGCGGAGCCCAGTTGGCACTTGGCACAGGCAGCTTCTGCGTCCTGGGATACGAGCGGCAAAACCGTGCCCTAATCCACTGGAATGCACCGGTGATCCAGCCGTAG
- a CDS encoding acylphosphatase has product MDKGDRSERQSGTPGWLIADTRPLNRGNRTTKVRQWVRQEQRHPNPSALRIERWQLQVRGRVQGVGFRESCSRMAKDLNLSGWVRNCPDGSVEVQAEGQPYQLTELRLWCERGPREAEVLSVSQSQLAPLKEDWFEIRR; this is encoded by the coding sequence ATGGATAAGGGGGACCGGTCAGAGCGTCAGTCGGGAACACCAGGCTGGCTGATCGCCGATACGCGGCCACTCAACCGTGGCAACCGCACCACGAAGGTGCGGCAATGGGTGCGCCAGGAGCAGCGCCACCCCAACCCAAGCGCGCTGCGCATCGAACGCTGGCAACTGCAGGTGCGGGGCCGTGTCCAGGGCGTCGGCTTCCGTGAAAGCTGCAGCCGGATGGCGAAGGACCTCAACCTGAGCGGCTGGGTCCGGAATTGCCCGGACGGATCCGTCGAGGTGCAGGCCGAAGGACAGCCCTATCAACTTACCGAATTGCGGCTCTGGTGCGAGCGCGGCCCCAGGGAGGCCGAGGTGCTGAGCGTGAGCCAAAGCCAACTCGCGCCCCTCAAGGAAGACTGGTTCGAAATTCGCCGCTAG
- a CDS encoding GAP family protein: protein MTNGTLWAELLAYGSGIALSPLHIGLLLLLLLGPNPLRRGGLLVMGWMLTVSAMLVLLLTVGHGLLLTMEKGSSHRTGLDLLAAGVLLALGLKELLDRREEGEEAPGWTRQLDRLCAMPLPLLLGVSSALEVVSPDDLFLFAKTASALLAAGLTRLQETLYTGAFTLASSTALLLPFLAVLIGREQVLPLLERGKTLLFNKGDLLVGGLSLVLAGYLGWQGIEGLQLS, encoded by the coding sequence ATGACCAACGGGACCCTCTGGGCCGAATTGCTGGCCTACGGCAGTGGGATCGCCCTCAGCCCCCTCCACATCGGCCTCTTGCTGTTGCTGCTGCTGGGGCCCAACCCCCTGCGGCGCGGGGGACTCTTGGTGATGGGCTGGATGCTCACCGTGAGCGCCATGCTGGTGCTGCTTCTGACCGTGGGCCATGGCCTGCTGCTGACCATGGAGAAAGGCAGCAGCCACCGCACCGGCCTTGACCTGCTCGCGGCGGGTGTCCTCCTGGCCCTGGGTCTCAAGGAACTGCTGGACCGAAGGGAAGAGGGCGAAGAAGCCCCGGGCTGGACCCGTCAGCTCGATCGTTTGTGTGCCATGCCCTTGCCCCTGCTGCTGGGGGTGAGCTCGGCCCTCGAGGTGGTCAGCCCCGATGACCTCTTCCTGTTTGCCAAGACCGCCTCTGCGCTCTTGGCTGCAGGACTGACCCGTCTGCAGGAGACGCTCTACACCGGGGCGTTCACCCTGGCGAGCAGCACCGCCTTGCTGTTGCCCTTCCTCGCGGTGTTGATCGGCCGTGAGCAGGTGCTGCCTCTGCTGGAGCGGGGCAAAACCCTGCTCTTCAACAAGGGGGACCTGCTGGTGGGCGGCCTGAGCCTGGTGCTCGCGGGCTACCTCGGCTGGCAGGGCATCGAAGGCCTGCAGCTCAGCTAG
- a CDS encoding ATP-dependent RecD-like DNA helicase, which yields MAEGGLTSGQTAAAEAFEQWLKAPYDGTPFVLSGFAGTGKTFLSCHLLALVEQRDWCWTVVAPTHKAVGVLRQQLAWAGLQPTWYPSTIHRLLRLKLKRQGDLERCEETEQTAGSLENLSLVLIDEASMVDSALLEIALRCAHPFKTRLVFVGDPAQLPPVGEPESPVFSMGRSVNASLSEVVRHQGPVLQLATGLRSGDLPCRQPPALGLVRDPQGQVAVLPRSQWLEAAQAALKRGAELDNPDHARILCYTNRALEQLVPLARRAIHGEMADQLPVLPGEVLMTRSAVMAPACRAGEEAAEEPDMLLGSNRELVVRDVTPERCDLADFGVGVGDGLTPTVIETLNADVEAGETRLTLRLLPPVGSAGRQSLDGVLRSLRLQAREAGKQQGRSLWRRYFLVRDAFASLGPAAVLTVHRSQGSTFGEVFIAGDVFWPSDDILRRQLVYVAVSRASQAVWLSADNRLASGGAAQERERWSRWLKPAS from the coding sequence TTGGCTGAGGGGGGGCTGACCAGCGGCCAAACGGCGGCGGCCGAGGCGTTTGAGCAGTGGCTCAAGGCCCCTTACGACGGCACCCCGTTTGTGCTCAGCGGTTTTGCTGGAACCGGGAAGACCTTCCTCTCCTGTCACCTGCTGGCCCTGGTGGAGCAGCGGGATTGGTGCTGGACCGTGGTGGCCCCCACCCACAAGGCCGTCGGGGTCTTGCGTCAGCAGCTCGCCTGGGCGGGGCTTCAACCCACCTGGTATCCGAGCACGATCCATCGCCTGCTGCGGCTGAAGCTCAAACGTCAGGGGGATCTGGAGCGCTGTGAGGAAACCGAGCAGACCGCGGGGTCGCTCGAAAACCTCTCCCTGGTGCTGATCGACGAGGCCTCGATGGTCGACAGCGCGCTCCTCGAGATTGCTCTGCGCTGCGCCCATCCCTTCAAGACTCGCTTGGTCTTTGTCGGGGATCCCGCCCAGCTCCCCCCCGTGGGGGAGCCCGAGAGCCCCGTGTTTTCGATGGGTCGCTCCGTCAACGCCAGCTTGAGTGAGGTGGTGCGCCATCAGGGACCAGTCCTGCAGCTCGCCACCGGTTTGCGCAGCGGAGATCTCCCCTGCCGTCAGCCGCCAGCCTTGGGCCTGGTGCGAGACCCCCAGGGACAGGTCGCGGTCCTGCCACGTTCCCAATGGCTGGAGGCGGCCCAGGCGGCTCTCAAGCGGGGTGCGGAGCTCGATAACCCTGATCACGCCAGGATTCTCTGCTACACGAACCGGGCCCTCGAGCAGTTGGTCCCCCTGGCGCGCCGCGCCATCCACGGTGAGATGGCCGATCAACTGCCCGTGTTGCCGGGGGAGGTGCTGATGACCCGCTCGGCGGTCATGGCCCCGGCCTGCCGGGCCGGGGAGGAGGCCGCCGAGGAGCCCGACATGCTCCTGGGCTCGAACCGCGAACTGGTGGTCCGTGATGTCACCCCCGAGCGATGCGATCTCGCGGACTTTGGGGTCGGCGTCGGTGATGGCCTGACCCCAACGGTGATCGAGACCCTCAATGCCGACGTCGAGGCCGGCGAAACCCGGTTGACCCTGCGTCTGCTGCCGCCGGTGGGCAGTGCCGGGCGCCAAAGCCTCGATGGGGTGCTCCGCTCCCTGCGTCTACAGGCCCGGGAGGCGGGCAAGCAGCAGGGCCGCAGCCTCTGGCGCCGCTATTTCCTGGTGCGCGATGCCTTTGCGTCCCTGGGACCCGCGGCGGTGTTGACGGTGCACCGCAGCCAGGGCAGCACCTTCGGCGAGGTCTTCATCGCCGGTGATGTCTTCTGGCCCAGCGACGACATCCTGCGGCGTCAATTGGTCTACGTGGCGGTTAGCCGGGCCTCCCAAGCGGTCTGGCTGAGTGCCGACAACCGTTTGGCCAGTGGCGGCGCGGCCCAGGAGCGCGAGCGCTGGAGCCGTTGGTTGAAGCCCGCTAGCTGA
- a CDS encoding divergent PAP2 family protein, producing the protein MSAPLVALLDNGALWWGLAACGTAQFSKLVIELVVHRRWNPKVLVETGGMPSSHSALLTGTAAALGWQQGFDSGLFALAATMCFVVLYDASHVRYSAGLTAARVNALSEASDEQTPLKEKLGHTPLEVLVGSLMGPLVSLPGLVLVGSPLSLAQHWGLIAIG; encoded by the coding sequence ATGAGTGCTCCCTTGGTGGCTCTGTTGGACAACGGGGCTCTGTGGTGGGGACTCGCCGCCTGCGGCACGGCCCAATTTTCCAAGTTGGTCATTGAGCTCGTCGTCCATCGCCGCTGGAACCCGAAGGTGCTCGTCGAGACCGGTGGGATGCCCTCCAGCCATTCGGCTCTGCTGACCGGTACGGCCGCCGCGTTGGGCTGGCAGCAGGGGTTTGATTCGGGACTCTTTGCCCTGGCGGCGACCATGTGTTTCGTCGTCCTCTACGACGCTTCCCACGTCCGCTACTCCGCGGGCCTCACGGCAGCCCGGGTGAATGCCTTGAGTGAGGCCTCAGACGAGCAAACCCCGCTTAAAGAAAAGCTGGGTCACACGCCGTTGGAGGTGCTTGTCGGCAGCCTGATGGGTCCGCTCGTCTCCCTGCCGGGGCTGGTGCTTGTGGGCTCTCCGCTCAGCCTGGCCCAACACTGGGGCTTGATAGCGATTGGCTGA
- the crtE gene encoding geranylgeranyl diphosphate synthase CrtE, whose protein sequence is MSAAVTTTDSTSTGEPGHFDFAAYLETSRQRVEQALDGSLGPERPESLREAMRYSLLAGGKRLRPILCLAACELAGGDAALAMPTAVALEMIHTMSLIHDDLPAMDNDDLRRGMPTNHKVYGEANAILAGDALLTRAFEMVALRSPGVPAEQLLKVVGELSLASGAPGLVGGQVVDLECEGKDVDLETLEYIHLHKTGALLRSCVLTGALIAGASDALLAALTTYARGIGLAFQIIDDILDVTASSEVLGKTAGKDLTADKTTYPKLLGLEESRQRADALVAEAKQALEPFNTNSSAAPLLALADYITSRDR, encoded by the coding sequence ATGAGCGCGGCGGTGACGACGACAGACAGCACCTCCACGGGGGAGCCAGGCCACTTTGATTTCGCCGCTTACCTGGAGACATCCCGGCAGCGGGTGGAGCAGGCCCTCGATGGCTCCTTGGGACCGGAGCGTCCCGAGAGCCTGCGGGAGGCCATGCGTTACTCCCTTCTGGCGGGGGGCAAGCGCCTGCGGCCGATCCTCTGCCTAGCGGCCTGTGAACTCGCCGGCGGTGATGCGGCCCTGGCGATGCCCACCGCGGTGGCGCTGGAGATGATCCACACCATGTCGCTGATCCATGACGACCTGCCGGCCATGGACAACGACGACCTGCGCCGTGGCATGCCCACCAACCACAAGGTCTATGGCGAGGCCAACGCCATCCTCGCCGGTGATGCCCTGCTGACCCGGGCCTTTGAGATGGTCGCCCTGCGCAGCCCCGGCGTTCCCGCCGAGCAGTTGCTGAAGGTGGTCGGTGAGCTCTCCTTGGCCTCCGGTGCCCCCGGGCTGGTGGGCGGCCAGGTGGTGGATCTGGAATGCGAAGGCAAGGACGTTGACCTCGAGACCCTCGAGTACATCCACCTGCACAAGACCGGTGCCTTGCTGCGCTCCTGTGTGCTGACCGGCGCCTTGATTGCCGGCGCCTCCGACGCGCTCCTGGCGGCCCTGACCACCTACGCCCGCGGCATCGGCCTGGCCTTCCAGATCATCGACGACATCCTCGATGTCACCGCCAGCAGCGAGGTGCTGGGCAAGACCGCCGGTAAAGACCTGACGGCGGACAAGACGACCTATCCCAAGCTCCTGGGTTTGGAGGAATCCCGCCAGCGTGCTGATGCTCTTGTGGCCGAGGCCAAGCAGGCGCTCGAGCCCTTCAACACCAATAGCTCGGCGGCGCCCCTGCTGGCCCTGGCGGACTACATCACCAGCCGCGATCGATGA